One segment of Fusarium falciforme chromosome 13, complete sequence DNA contains the following:
- a CDS encoding Acetamidase, giving the protein MSFNPLPIIQPIPVPLGPPKYELLRRSILEEFAAKVPPHLRVPETYIAKPPKNVTFIPRECGILSPEEIDITENYDATALASAIASKKLKAVSVATAFGKRAILAHQVTCCLTEWFMDEAIQQAKALDDYLEATGKTVGPLHGVPISIKEHIPLAGHWSCVGFLDTRTKDEEDCHMTAILRQAGAVFYCKTVQPQSLMHLESDSIYGRVLNPHNINLSAGGSTGGEAALIAMRGSVLGVGTDIGGSIRGPSGFCGIYGFKPSSYTLPMKDFIAGGFAAELNILCSTGPMANSLRDMDLFMSVVSSAQPHLKDPRLVPIPWTGLDTTMKGPLKIGIMASDGVISPQPPVTRALSWARSKLENSNQFQVKTFEPYQVETAMGNISLTYWPDGGKAVKAHLEKTGEPCYPLTKWVIREAEGRELTAEGILQQRVTRDQFRCDFAEYWESQDVDVVLCPVYVGPAAIHETSFFWNYTAFWNYVDYPGLVFPTQIKAQGKGIESYLASDITPLSDNCKFVRHLWANGDYEGAPINLQLIARKYYDSDLFAALGAIKGALELEG; this is encoded by the coding sequence ATGTCTTTCAACCCGCTACCTATTATCCAGCCCATCCCAGTTCCCTTGGGTCCTCCCAAGTACGAACTTCTGAGACGCTCTATTCTCGAGGAATTTGCAGCCAAAGTTCCTCCCCATCTCCGTGTCCCTGAAACGTATATCGCGAAACCCCCGAAAAATGTCACTTTCATTCCTCGCGAGTGCGGTATCTTATCGCCGGAAGAGATTGACATCACGGAGAACTACGATGCCACGGCACTTGCTTCTGCTATCGCCTCAAAGAAGCTTAAGGCAGTTTCTGTTGCTACCGCATTTGGAAAACGTGCCATTCTTGCCCATCAAGTCACCTGCTGCTTAACGGAGTGGTTTATGGATGAGGCTATCCAGCAAGCCAAGGCCCTCGACGACTATCTTGAGGCGACAGGCAAGACTGTCGGGCCGTTACATGGTGTTCCGATCAGTATCAAGGAGCATATACCTCTAGCTGGACATTGGTCTTGCGTGGGATTCTTGGATACACGGAcgaaggatgaggaggattgcCATATGACGGCCATCTTGCGACAGGCTGGGGCCGTCTTCTACTGCAAGACGGTACAACCTCAATCCCTCATGCATCTCGAATCCGACTCTATTTATGGTCGCGTCTTGAATCCTCATAATATCAACCTATCGGCCGGCGGGTCTACAGGTGGAGAAGCAGCCTTGATAGCCATGCGAGGGTCGGTCTTGGGAGTCGGCACGGACATCGGCGGGAGCATCCGAGGGCCTTCTGGCTTTTGTGGCATTTATGGCTTCAAACCGAGCTCCTATACTCTCCCTATGAAGGATTTCATTGCTGGCGGATTTGCCGCAGAGCTCAATATCCTCTGTTCTACGGGGCCCATGGCCAACTCATTGAGGGATATGGATCTGTTCATGTCAGTTGTATCCTCTGCGCAACCTCATTTGAAGGACCCTCGACTTGTTCCTATCCCTTGGACCGGCCTTGATACCACCATGAAGGGCCCCCTGAAGATTGGTATTATGGCAAGCGATGGTGTTATTTCTCCGCAGCCGCCTGTCACCAGGGCACTCAGCTGGGCCAGGTCCAAGCTGGAGAATTCGAATCAATTCCAAGTGAAAACATTCGAGCCTTATCAAGTCGAAACAGCTATGGGGAACATCTCACTAACTTATTGGCCTGACGGTGGCAAGGCAGTAAAGGCGCATCTGGAGAAGACTGGGGAGCCCTGTTATCCGCTCACAAAATGGGTGATTCGTGAGGCTGAAGGTCGTGAACTGACAGCGGAGGGAATACTGCAACAGCGAGTAACTCGCGATCAATTTCGCTGCGATTTCGCCGAGTACTGGGAGTCTCAGGATGTGGATGTTGTTCTTTGCCCTGTCTATGTTGGCCCAGCTGCTATCCATGAGACGAGCTTTTTCTGGAACTATACAGCCTTCTGGAACTACGTGGACTACCCCGGGCTTGTTTTCCCTACACAAATCAAAGCTCAAGGGAAAGGGATTGAGAGCTACCTAGCTAGCGATATTACTCCACTGAGCGACAACTGCAAATTTGTCCGGCATTTGTGGGCAAATGGGGATTATGAGGGTGCGCCCATTAATTTGCAGCTGATTGCCAGGAAGTACTACGACAGCGATCTCTTTGCAGCTCTGGGTGCGATTAAAGGAGCGCTCGAGCTGGAAGGCTGA